From the genome of Candidatus Phytoplasma asteris:
ATACCTCAGAAATGTAGGTTTTATCAGGGAAATATGATGATTTTTAAAAAGTGTGTCAGATTAAACTTTGACACAAACTTTGACACACCAAAAAAGTTAAAGTTGTTATGTTTATTTGTTAGGTATTTACTAAGTTTTTTAATCATTTTTTTTTCAAAAAAAAAAGCGTGTCAAAGTGACTTTGACACATTTCAAGAATTGACAATTTTAGACCAATTTTTTTGATTAAAAAAAGGTTAAATTGGAGTTAAAAAACTGTATATTTATATATGTAGATGATAAATTATATTTTGATGTTAAAGATAAAAATAAAATTAAAGAAAAGAGAAATAAAATTATGAGAAATTTAAGTGAATTATATAAAGTTAAATTATCAGATATTACTATTGAAGAATTATTTTTTGTAAGTGAATTTACTTTTAATGAAAAAATAAAAAGATTAAATTATTTAGAATTAAGAAATTTATTTTTTAAATTATATGATAATGAAAAAGTTCATAAAATTGTATTAGGTTCAAATTCTTTAATAGACAAACATCAAGAATTTGACTATCAAAGTGATCATTGCCTAGAATTAAAAAGAAATCAAATAGTTGGTGATGATGATATTGATTATAATAATGAAAATTATAAAAATTGGAGTTACAAATTTTATACTATTTTAGAATTATTTCGTTTAGGAAATGTAAATAATATTTCAGAAGGATGGAATAAATTAGGTAATAATATAAAAACAGTAAAAGATGTTTTAGAAAAAATGAATTAACTAATATTTTTTATAATTAAATGTTTTTTTCATTCTTTTTATGTGTATTTTATTTTAAATTAAATTAAGTATAAAAGTATTCAAAGACGAGCAGAGCGAATTAGGCGGCCAGCCGAAGTATACTTAGATTTATATAACTAAAATTCGCTAGGTTTTTCCTCAATGAAACCCCCTAAACTCTATAATAAAAACCAATTTGGTGTGAATTTTTTAATTTACCCTCGCGCCTTACCTGTGAACTATCAGGTAAGGAGTAGCGAGAACGAACCAAACGCCTTTGCGTGAATACGTAAAGGAGTAGGTTGGAGAGTCCATTAAAAATATTAAAATTATTTACAAGCTATTATAACCCACACAATTGCACATGCCAAAAGAGTTAAACCTATTTCTAAACCAGTCATTTTTTTCTCCTTTTTTTAATTTTTATGTTTATTCAATTTATCATTTTCTGTTATAATATAAGTGTATTCACAGCAACACTTTTTAATAATTAATAATTAATAACATTTTTATATGTTAAAATAATTATGACCTTATATATATGTTCGTTGCTGTGCGTATATGTAGGGTCATTTTTATTATATTAAGCCCACATTAAAAAAGTATAAAAAAAAATAGCTATATAAATCCCATTCTCGCAAAGACAAAGATTTATATAACTATCATGAAAGGATGCATTATTCATGCAAATATTCAATTTAAACATAATCGCATTTATTGATAAAATAAATGATTACGCTATCTTTATTATAACATTTTTTAAAACTAATTTCAACAATATAATTGCTATTAAAGATTGTAGTTTTGATAATTTATTAAATAGTACTGGAATAATATTGAGTTTCGTTTTATCTATATTTTACATTTTAGTCTTTATAACTTTATTATGTTTTTTAGGTTCTATCTTTAACATTATAAAAACAATAATAAAATGGATTTTATATCCTTTTAAATTATTGTTTAAATTAATTAAATGGATTTTTTCCCCTAAATCAAAATTAAAACAACCAATTAAAACTAATAACTTGAATCTAGATGATTTAAACAAATTACAAAGAAAGATAAATGATTTAGAATATAAACTTAATTTACAAAAAAAACAAAATATAATTAAACCAGTATATAATCAAAATTATAAAAAAAAGGATTAAAATTATGCAAACCAATAATCAAAAAAAATTGAAAAATAAAATATTTATCATTTGGGGTTTATTTATTAGTGGAGTTATTCTTGTTTTTTTAATCATTTTATTATTAGCTATGAATAAACCCCAAACTAAAACTGATAACCAAAATAAACCTACTTTAACATCTAAAGCCAATCTTCAACAAGAACAAGAAACCTATAATGCAATTATAAGTAAGATAGAAAAAGAAATTGATAAATTAACTCAACAATATCCTCCTAAAACTACTTATCAAAAAGATGGTATAACCCCTCGTTCATATGAAATATATGATTCAAAAGGTAAATTAATTAAAGACACTTATTATAAAATTGATGGAAAAACAATAAAATATATTGCCGAACACGATAAAGATACAAATATTATGACTAAATCAACTTATTATCTTGATGATGGTAAAACAATAGATTATATTAATGAATACACTCCTACTGGAATATTTATCAAAACAACATATTACAACCCAGACGGAACTGTTAAAGAAATAATAAATCGTTAATAATGAATAAAAAAAGAAAAATTATATTAATAATTTGGACTATATTTATTGCAATTATTCTTTTAATTCTTTTATTCCTTTTAGGTTTAAGATTACCTAAATTCATTAAATCAAAACAACAAAAAACTGAAAAT
Proteins encoded in this window:
- a CDS encoding DUF2963 domain-containing protein; the encoded protein is MQTNNQKKLKNKIFIIWGLFISGVILVFLIILLLAMNKPQTKTDNQNKPTLTSKANLQQEQETYNAIISKIEKEIDKLTQQYPPKTTYQKDGITPRSYEIYDSKGKLIKDTYYKIDGKTIKYIAEHDKDTNIMTKSTYYLDDGKTIDYINEYTPTGIFIKTTYYNPDGTVKEIINR